The genomic stretch TCATTTCGGTCTTGACGATGCCCGGCGCCACCGCGTTCACCCGGATGTTGCGCGGCGACAGCTCCACCGCCAGGGCGCGGGTCAGCGCTTCGACCCCACCCTTGGCGGCGGCGTAGTTGCTCTGGCCCTTGCCGGGCTTCTGCGCCGCCACCGAACCGATGTTGACGATGCAGCCGCCGCGCTGGCGCATCATGCCCGGCACCACCTGCTGACAGCACAGCAGGGTGCCGACGAGGTTGGTCTGGATCACCTCGACGATGTCCTTGACCGGCATCGTCGCCAGCAGGCCGTCGCGGGTGATGCCGGCGTTGTTCACCAACAGGTCGATGCGCTGGAAATGCGCCTCGACCCGCTCGAAGAAGGCGCGGACGCTGTCGGCGCTGGCGACATCGCATTGCAGCGCCAGGCACTCGACGCCCTGGGCCTGGAGCTGCCCGCGCAGCTCCATCGCCGCCGTTTCGTCACGTACGTAACTGAACGCGACCTGATAACCCGCGCCGGCCAGGGCCAGGACAATCGCCCGGCCGATGCCGCGGCTGCCGCCGGTCACCACTGCTGTTTTGTTCGGCATGACCGTTCCTTAAAGCGAGTTGGCGGTTTTGAATTGAGCGAGGCTGAAACCATGGGTCGCGGCCAGCGCACGGATCTGCTGCACCTGCTCGCGGCTGATGTCGCCGTAGGAGTAGTGCTGCTTCATCCCGGACAAGCCCATCAACACCGATTCGGCCATGCAGGCATAGAGCTGCCCCTGCTTGAGGTAGGCCCGCACGTTCGGCGCCAGGCCATCGCCCATCGGCGTCTGCACGATCCCGCCGTGCATGTAGAGCACGTCGGCGCGCTCGCTGGCGAGGTTCTGGTCCACGTTCAGCGGCACGGCGATGTCGCAGATCACGCTGCTTTCGGCGAAATGCCGGGCATCGAGGAACGGCTGCGGAGCGTTCGCCGCGCACAGCACGATGCGCGCTTGCTTGAGCACTTCCAGATCGTTGCTGACGGTGATGAACGCGTTCGCGCCCAGACGCTCTTCGACCAGTTTCGCCACGCGCTGACCGAGGTCGGCGCCGGCGCCATGGGCGTGCAGCAAGGCGTCCATGCCGTCGAGCCCTTGCAGGCGGCTGGCGAGGCGGTCATCGGCGGCGACACCCTTGAGGATCGCCCGGGCGGCGTCGGCGTAGATCTGCTGCGCGGTCTTCTCCAGGCGGCGCAAGGAGCCGTCGCGGCCGCTGCCGATCAGGATCAGGTGCTCGACGCCGGCGGACAGCAGCGAGGCGTAGGTCGAGGCGATGTTGCCGGCGGCGCCGACCACGGCAGCAGTCTGCCGGGCCAGTTCCAGGCCCTGCTGTTTGCAGCCCTGCTCGATGGCTTCCAGGCCCATGCCGATGGTCAGCGCGTTGCCGGAGGTCAGCGCCATGTCGGGAATCTTCAGCGCCTGGCAGTTGTTGGTGACGATCGAGGTGTACATGCCAAGGCCGGCCACGCTGTAGCCGTCGGCGCGGGCATCGCGGATGCGGTTGCCGATTTCGTCGCGGATGGTTTCCAGGTCGCCGCTGGCGATGTATTCCGCCATGGCGTCGGAGTGCATGCACAGCGGGTACAGGGTGAACTCCACCGCCGTGCCGAGCCTGGAACGGATCTGCACCGGGCCGATAGGCGCCGCCCGGCGCTCCGGGGCCATGCGCTTGATGAACTCGCGCTTCTGCTCGGGGCTCAAGGTGGCCAGCGACGGGTCGACATCGCTGAGCATGTCGGCGTCGATCAGGTGGTTGATGAACGCCACGCGCGCCACCACGCGGACGTTCGCGTCAGGCTTTGGGAGGCTTTCGTCCCCCTTGAAGCGGGTGTCCCGGGCCGGCACGCCGGGGACGGTGCCGGCCAGCACGCCGGCGGCCAGCGGGAAGGCGTCGCGGCGGCGCAGCATGTCGCAGACCTTCTGCAGCGAACCGATCAGGCCGTCGATCTCCTCGAAGGTGATGCACACCGGCGGCTCCAGGCGGATCACGTTGGCGTTGCTGCCCGACGGCGCCACCCGCAGCGACTCGAACTGCAACAGGTAGCCGGCGATGATGTAGCCCAGCGCGTCGTTGTACTGCGCCGAGGCCTGCACCAGCGAACTGGTGCCGGTCAGGTCATGCAGCTCGAAACCCAGCAGCAGGCCGCGCCCGCGCACATCGGCGATCACGTCCGGATACGCCGCCTTGAGTTCCAGCAGCGAAGACTTGAGGTACTCGCCCTTGCGCTCCACGTCCTTGAGCATCGCGCTGTCGTTCTCGAACAAACGGCGCAGGGCCGACAGAGCGATGTGGCAGGAGACGTCGTCCTCGGCGAAGGTCGAGCTGTGGATGTAGCTGAAATCGACTTCGTAGTGGCTGGCGCGGATCACGGTGGCGGCGATTTTCATCAGGCCGCCGCCCAGGGCCTTCGACAGGCAGTAGTAGTCGCCCTGCAAGTTGAAGTGGCTGGCGCCGAGCAAGGTGCCGGTGCGGCCGAAACCGGACTGCACTTCGTCGATGATCAGCGGGCACTGCTGCTCGTTGCACAGCTTGCGCAGGCCCAGGTAGAACGCACCGGCGAACTCGTTGATCCCGCCCTCGCCCTGGATCGGCTCCAGCAGCACGGCGGTGATCGCGCTGAACGCGTCGCGGCGCACCTGCAAGGTCTCGCCGTCCCACTCAAGGTTCAGCCAGTGGCGCTGATGGCGGGCCGGCAACTCCTGGAGTTGCTGCGGCTGATGCGGGTCGATGAACTCCACGTTCAGGCCGAACCGGGCGAACGGCTTGCGGTACTGCTTGCCGTAGGTCAGCTGGACGGTGTTCACCAGTTTGCCGTGGAAGCTGCCGCGCACGGCCAGGAACACCGGCTCGACATGCAGTTGCGCCAGGTTGTGCTGACGCACCGCCTCCACCACCTGACGCACGGTCACGGTGGTCAGGTGGGCCGGCAGCAGGCCTGGCGGCAGGTCCAGGTCATCGACCTCCAGCTCGACATAGGCCTTGTCGCTGGCGGTCAGTTCGGCCAGGGCGAAGTCGCGCTCGTCGAACGCCTTCTGCAGGTTTTTCTGACGACGGTACTCGGCGTGCTTGACGGCGATCTCCACCGACTCGGCGCCGCTGTTGGAGAAGGTCGAAATGTAGCGCTCGGTGTTGTTCAGTTCACGGTTGAACGCCTCGCTCAACTCACGGCCCAGCTGCCCCGCCGCGCCGCGCACGGACATCTGCGCGTTGAACGGCACGTCGGCGCGCAACAGGCTGCACAGCTGATCGACGAACTGCGGATCGTTGTGGCCGTACAGCGCGGCGCCGTAGCCGCCGAGGAAATCGGTGACGGTGACTTCCGCGCCTTGCCGGTCGCGGTAGAACAGTTTGCTGCCCAATGCCCGGTGAAACTGGCACTCCAGGCCCAGGGCCTGCATCAGTTCAACGAATTTCGGACGTACGTAATCGCGGTAATCCATGACAGTCATATCCCTTGGGTAAAAAACGAGAGGCGATGCATTGCGTTCGGGCGGTCAGTCGGCCGCCTGTAAATCGAGTCGGTAACAGGCGCTGAACCCGTTGGTGTCGCGGTTGACGATCAAGCAATCGTGCAGCACCGCATCCCGGCGTCCGCCGGCCACGAACGGCAGGCGCGGATCCACCGGCTGCTCCAGGCCGATGACCGGCGGCACGCACTGGGCGACCAGGGCCTGGCGGGCCAGGATCAGATCGACCAGGCTCGGCGCACCGCTGAGCAGGCCGGTGACGCCGACGGCGCTGGTGATGTGCGCGGCGCCGGTGCGGGCCAGCGTGCGGGCCAGGTCAGCGTCCTGCTGCGGGTCGCCGCTGGCGCTGCCGATCAGCAGGTCCGCCTGCCGATCCGGCAGGTTCAACGACTCCAGGCGCGGGTGCGCGGCCAGCTCCGCCAGGCAGACCTGCGGCCCCGGCGGCAGATCGTCGGCGCGGCGCAGGATCAGTGCGGCGGCACCCTCGCCGGCGATCCCGCCGCCGCCCTGGCGGTCGAACGCGCGCAGGCTCACCGGCCCGTCGGTGCCGATGGCCCCGGCCTCGGCCAGGGCGGCCAGCGCCAGCGGGTCGAGCTCACTGCCGGCACCGACCACGATCGCGGCATCGATGCGTCCGCTTTGCAGGGCGGCCCGCGCCTCGCGCAGAGCGGCCAGGTTGCCGGCCACGCCTTGCATGTAGGCGTTGCACTCGCACTCCAGCTTCAGCGCCAGGCTGACGATGCCGAGCAAGCCGTTGCTCAGGCTCTTGAGCACCAGGAACGGATCGAGCGCGCGTTCCTGCAGCACCCGCTGCGCCAGGCGCTGCATGTCGGCACCGGATGCGTCGCGGCACTCGTCCAGCAGTTCGCCGTAGGACGCCACGGAAGGATGGGTGTAACCGCCCTGGCAGCAATAGAGTCCGTAGCGCAGGCCGTCGGCGCCCGGCTCGAGCCCGGCCTCGGCCAATGCCTGGCGCACGCTGCTGACGCCCCAGATCACCGCCGGCGGGCAGTAGCGCTGAAGGTTCTGCGGGACATCCTGACGGCTGCGCTGGTGCTCCTGGTCGCCGACATGGCCGAACGCGGCGATCCGCTCGCTGCGCAACAAGGGCGAGCTCAAAGGCACGATGCCGCTGCGACCCTCGACGGCGGCCGACCACAGGTGCTCCGGGCCCCGGCCGCTGGCCAGCACGCAACCGCTGCCGGCGATGGCAACCTGTACAGAGTCCATGTTCATTGTCCTTGCTCCCGGTATTTGCCAAGCGCCAGCGAGGTATTGAGGCCACCGAAGCCGAAGGAATTGCTCAGCGCAAAATCCACCCGGCGGCTGACCGCTTGGCCGGGGCAATAGTCGAGGTCGCACTGCTCATCGGCGTGGTGCAGGTTCACGGTCGGCGTGACCAGATCGTTCAGGCAGGCCAAGGCTGTGACGATGCATTCCGGCGCTCCGGCCGCCGCGATCAGGTGGCCGAACTGCGATTTGTTGGCGCTGACCGCCAACGACCGGTAGTGGCGCTGCTCGGCGAACACCTTTTTGATCGCCAGGGTTTCGGCCACGTCATTGAGCGGCGTGGACGTGCCGTGGGCGTTGATCAGGTCGATCTGCGCGGCGCGCAGTCCCGCGTCGTCCAGCGCCGCCTGCATGGCCAGCGCCGCGCCCCGGCCTTCCGGTTGCGGCGCGGTGACCTTGTAGGCGTCCAGGCTGCTGCCGAAACCGAGCACCTCGGCATAGGGCGTCGCCCCCCGCGCCAAGGCGTGCTCCAGGCTTTCGAGCACGACGAAGCCGCCGCCCTCGCCGGCGATCAGGCCGCTGCGGTCACGGTCGAACGGACGGCACAGGTCGGCGCCCCAACGCTGCTCGCCCGACGCGGCGCCGAGCAGGTACAGCGCGGCCATGGTGTCGAGGTTGAGCACCGAGTCCGCGCCGCCGGCCAGCGCCACGTTCACCTCGCCGCGGCGGATCATCCGGAATGCGTTGCCGATGGCCTGGGCCGCCCCGGCGCAGGCGCTGCTGATATTGATCACCGGGCCTTCGCAGCCCAGGTCGTCGGCGATCACCCGGGCCAGGCGGTCGTTGCTCTGACGCAGCGAACCTTCATCGCTCACCTGCGCCGAACGGTTCATCAGGTGCGACCAGTCCGGCTCGCGGCCGTCCGGGGCCTGGGCCAGCAGCATGTCGGCAAGCATGTGCTGGGGCGCGCCGGACGCGCACAGCACCGCCGCATCGCGCAGTTGGCCGGGCGACAGGCGACTGTCGGCCACCGCCTGGGTCGCGGCCACCCAGCCGAACCGGCTGCGCCGTTCCAGCGCCATGTCCCAGGCCGGGTGGCCTTGCAGCCGCTGCGGCATCAGCGCCATGTCGACGGCGGCCGCGTAGCGCACCGGGAACGGCTCCTCGCCGAGGTCTTCCGGTTGCCAGGGGCGCACGCAATGCTCGCCGCCGAGCATCTTTTCCCACAGGGTCTGCCATTCGAAACCGAACCCGGTCACGGCCCCCATGCCGGTAATCACAATCCGTGTCGCGCTCATGCGTACTTCTCCATGGGTTCACAGGCCAGCAGCAAGGCGCCCCAGTGGCCGCCGCGACTGTGGCTGACCAACAGGGTGTAGCCGGGCTGCGCCGCCTCCAGGCTTTGGTGCAGGGTCAGGGCCGCTTCGGTCAGCAGCGTGCTGGCGCCGAGGTCGCCGGTCATCGGCAGGATGCTGCGCACCGCCCTCGGCTGCTCGTCGAACAGCGCCAGCCAATGCGGGTCGCCGACATTGCCCACGACCTGGCCGACATCGCCGGGACGCAGCCTTTCCTCGCTCAACGCTTGCTCGATGACCCGACGCCCGACCGCTTGCGCCCGCTGCGGATCGCGGGTGTAGCCCCGGGCGAATCCGGCGACGCGCAACACCTGCCCGACACCGGACGGAGGGCTGGCGCAGAGCAGCAACGCCGCAGCGCCTTCGCCGTGGACCGGCTCGCCCGACGGATCCGGCTCGCGCAGGTACAGCGCCGGCGTCAGGTTCGGGCTGCTGCTGACCACCAACGCCGCGTCGGCGTTCTGCTCGCCGATCTGGCGGCTGGCCTCGATCAGCGCGTCGAGTCCGGCGTTGTCGCCGGAACAGAAACCGCCCATCGGCCCTTGGCAGTGCAGCGCTTCGGCGACGTAGGCCATCACGCTGCTGTTGAGCAGGGTCAGCGCGTGCAACGGCGGTGTGTTGGCCAACAGTTGCGCGACCTTTTTCTGCGGTTGTTCCGCAATGGCCCGCACCGCGTCCCAGCACGGGCTCGGCGCATCGACCTCCGGAATCGCAGCGGTGAGGGCGATGCGCTCCGGCGGCAGGTTCAGGGCTTCCAGCGCCGGGGCCAGGCGGGCGGCGCAGTGCAGCAGGCGCAGCCCCTGGGGCTCGACGCTGCGCTGTATCTTGCGGTCGAACAGGTTGCCGGCCAGGCGCGGCGTCGCCAGCGCAAACGCCCGCCGCTCGGCGTCGAAGGCCAACCGTTGCGCCGATGTCGGCGCCCCCGGCAGATCGGCGCATTCGCTGCCGGCGGCGTTCAGCACCGCTGCCGCGTGGATAAAGACCCTGTTCATCTCACGCCCTCCCCAGCAGCAGCGAGCTGTTGATGCCGCCGAACCCGAAGGAGTTGGACATCACCACGTTGATCGACTGCTGCAAGGGTTCGTCGAGGAACCGCAGCGCCGGATAGTCGGCACGTTCGGGCTCATAGTTCAGCGTCGGCAACAGCACGCCGTCGCGCAGGCTGATCAGCGACAGCACCGCTTCGATTGCGCCGCTGCCGGCCAGGGAATGGCCGACGGCGGACTTGTTGGCGGTGTAGGTCACATGGTCCTGGACATCGCCGAACACACGCTGCAAGGCCAGGGCCTCGCAACTGTCGTTGGCCTGGGTGGACGTGCCGTGGGTGTTGACGTGCTGCACGGCGCTGCTCAGCAGGCCGGCGTCTTCGATTGCCGCTTCCATGCATTCCTCGTATTTGCTGCCGTCCCGGCTGCTGGAGGTCATCTTCTGGGCCTCGCACACGTTGGCGTAGCCCAGCACCCGCCCCAGCACCTTGGCCTTGCGCCGCCGGGCATGCTCGGCGGATTCGAGCACCACCAGCGCCGCGCCCTCGCTGAGCACGAAGCCGCTGCGGTCGGGCATGAACGGCCGGCTCTGCTCGCTGGCCGGCAAGTCCGCCTGACAGATCGCGCCAAGGCTGTTGAACATGTAATAGGGCAGCTCGTTGGCCATCAGCTCCACCGCGCCGCACAGCGCCAGGTCGATCTCGCCGCGCTCGATGGCCCGGAACGCACTGCCGATGGCCATGGTGCCGGCGGCGCAGGCGTCGGAGTGGGTCGAGATGTGATCGCGGATGCCCAGCCGCTCGGCCAGGTCCTGAGTCTGCTGATCGACCCGCCGGGCAAACGCGGTGCCCGACGTCGCCGGACGCTCCAGCAGCCGGTCCAGATCGACCTGGCCCGCCTCGTCCATGCAACGGGCGGCCCATTGCAGGTCATGACTGTCGGCGCAGTACTTGTTGGCGCCCAGGAACAGCCCGCTGCGGCTGCGGGCGAAATCCGCCGGCGTCAGGCCCGCGTGCTGCAGGGCCTGCCGGGCGACATAGTCGGCCAGCACGCTTTGCCGCGGATGCTGCGCGGCATTGCCGCCGAACCCCGCCGTGATCCGCTGCCACTGTTCGTCATCGATGAACCCGGCCGCACTGTTGCGAAACCCCAGCGCCTTGAACCATGGATGCTCGCGGACACAGGATCGCTTGCGGCTGATCCGCTCGAACAACGTGGCGGCGTCCAGCGCCATCGGCGCCGCCAGGCCGTACCCGCTCACACAGACTTCTCGTGCCCGCATGGGAACTCCTAGACCGCTTCTTTGACGTGGGAAGCCACAAAGCGCTCGACCAGTTGGCGGGACACCTCATCGCCGTCGGCCGGCGCCAGGCGCGCGCTGCAAGCGCCGCACACCACTTGCTGACGCTCGTTCAGCACGGCTTGATGGGCATTGCAGTCAGGGCAGGCCTTGGGCAGGTAGTTGAAGAGGTTGCGGCACTGCTGCGCCCAGTTGCGCACGGTGGTGGCGGCAAACACCTGGGCCGGTTGCATGCCGGCGTGGAGTTGGTCCGGGGCATAGGCGCTCAGGCTCTGCTCCAGCAATGCCTTGCCGCTTTCGGTGATGCGGCCGTTGGCCAGGAACTCGCTGGCGTCGCCGCACACGGCAACGGCGTGATCCAGCACGCTGGTCTTGGGCAAGGTGCAGCCGTACTGACGACCCAGCTGAAAGCTGAGGTCGACGATGTCCAGAGAATCGGCGCCCAGGTCTTCGACGATGCTGCTGTGCTCGTCGATTTCATCGGCGCCCATCACCAACAGTTGCGCAAGGATTTCGCGGGTGCTGGCAATGACGTTTTCCAAGTCCAATGGATTGTTCATCTTTATCTCCGTATATGTCGTGATTACTTCATGGATTCCGTCCGCGAGAAGTAACTTTTCCCACAACAACTTCTCACGCGGCGGCAATCTAAACTCTGACCTTAAGGGGAGAGTCAACGGACTTTCCGAAGTTTTTCGACCACTCGGCACAGACGCGCAAATGGGCCTGCGCACCGCACTCGATTGGTGCAGAACGCCGAAAGGCTCGACACATTTACTTAACAAACACGGTATACGGTATGGCGCCGGCGCTGCACCCGACCGGTGCCGGGCACAGAACTAAAGCACCAACTTCGGCAAGAACTCGCCAGACGTATAAAGAAACAAAACCGGACAAGTAAATAAGTTATAACTTCAGAACTTTTGCTCCACATCAATGCGACCTTCGCGTAACGCGCGGCACCCACGAGAAGAACTGGGCCTGCCGCGAAACTGCGTTCATGGGCAACTGGATGTCGAGCGCAGACAACAGCACAGGCACCACGCGCTATAGGGTGCGGTTTCCTTTCGTCCATTCCATTGCCGGAGTTCCCATGACCGCCACCGCCCCCATCACCGTTCTGCGCGACACCCACCCACTGCCGGTTCTCGACGCCTGCAAATGGGAGAAGCTCGAAGGCGATCCGCACACCGTCAACCTCAACGCCTACACCAGCGAAGACGGCAGCAAGATCATGGGCACCTGGATCTGCACGCCGGGCAAATGGCGGGTGGATTACGTGAAATGGGAGTACTGCCACTTCCAGGAAGGCTATTGCATCATCACCCCGGACGGCATGGCGCCGATCCATCTGCGCGCCGGCGACATCTTCGTGGTCGAGCCGGGCATGAAGGGCACCTGGGAAGTGGTCGAGACCGTGCGCAAGTATTTCGTGTTCGCCTGACGCAAAAAAGCCGGGAAACCGCCCGACGCGGTTTCCCGGCAACACCTACTGCACTCTGACTGTCGCTGCATCAGCAGCACTTAAAGCTTCAAGCCTCAAGCCTCAAGCCTCAAGCCTCAAGCCTCAAGCCTCAAGCTTCAAGCTTCAAGCTTCAAGCTTCAAGCTCGTGGCTTGTGGCTTGTGGCTTGTGGCTTATGGCTGACAGCTACCGCAACTTGCGGTAGCTGTTGACGATCGCCGAGAAGTCCTTGCCGCCCTCCCCGCGCTGGCTCATCGCCTGATACAGCTGCTGCGCCACCGCGCCGAGCATCACCGGCTGGTGCGCCTGACGCGCCGCTTCGGTGGCCAGGCCCAGGTCCTTGAGCATCAGCTCCGCACCGAACCCGCCGGTGTAGCCGCGCGAGGCCGGCGCCGTTTCGACGATGCCCGGCCACGGGTTGTACATCTCCGAACTCCAGCAGCGCCCGGTGGAACTGTTGATGATGCCGGCCAGCACTGTGGTGTCGATGCCCAGCGCATCCCCCAGGGCCATGGCCTCGCTGACCCCGACCATGGAAATGGCGAGCAGCAGATTGTTGCAGATCTTGGCGATCTGGCCGGTGCCGACCTCACCGCAATGCACGATGTTGCGGCCCATCTGCGCCAGCACCGGTTGCAGGGTGGCGAACAGCTCCGGGGTGGCGCCGACCATGAAGGTCAAGGTGCCCGCCGCCGCGCCGCCGGTGCCGCCGGAGACCGGCGCGTCCGCCATGGCCACGCCTTGCTTGGCGGCCGCAGCGGCCACGTCGCGGGCGGTCTGCGGATCGATGGTGCTGCAGTCGACGGCCGGCACGCCTTTGCCGATGCCGGCCAGCACACCGTCCTCGCCCAGCCAGACGCCGCGCACATGCACGGCGGCCGGCAGCATGGTGATCACCAGCTCGGCGTCCCTGGCCGCATCCTTCGCGGTCGGACGGATGGTGCCGCCCAGTTGCTCCAGCTCCGCCAGCACGGTCTTGTTCAGATCCACCAGGTTCAGCGAGTGGCCGGCCTTGATCAGGTTGCGCGCCATCGGCGCGCCCATGTTGCCCAGCCCGATAAATGCAATCTTCATGGCCGGCTCCTCAGCGCAGGTTGATGGTGGTGTTCGGGCCGTCGTTGACGCTGTCGTCATCGAACCAGCGCGCGGTCACGGTCTTGGTCTGGGTGTAGAACTGCACCACTTGCTTGCCGTACGGACCGAGGTCGCCGAGCTTCGAGCCGCGCGAACCGGTGAAGCTGAAGAACGGCACCGGCACCGGGATCGGGATGTTGATGCCGACCTGGCCGACGTCGATTTCCGCCTGGAACTTGCGCGCCGCTGCGCCGCTCTGGGTGAACAGGCCGGTGCCGTTGCCGAACGGGTTGGCGTTGACCAGCGCGATGGCCTGGTCGAGGGTGTCCACCTCCAGCACCACCAGCACCGGGCCGAAGATTTCCTGGGTGTAGATCTGCATGTCGGTGGTCACCCCGGAGAACAGGGTCGGGCCGACGAAGTTGCCGTTCTCGTAGCCCGGCACGCTGATGCCGCGGCCGTCCAGTTCGAGCTTGGCGCCTTCCTTGATGCCGCTTTCGATCAGGTCGAGGATCCGCGCCTTGGCCTTCTTCGAGATCACCGGCCCCACATCGGTGCCCGGCTCGCTGCCGGCGTTGACCTTGAGCTTCTGCGCCAGCGCCTTCAGGTCCGGCAGCCACTGCTTGGCCGCGCCCACCAGCACCACCACCGAGGTGGCCATGCAGCGTTGCCCGGCCGCGCCGAAACCGGCGCCGACCAGCGCGTTGAGCGCCTGCTCGCGGTTGGCGTCCGGCAGCACCACGGCGTGGTTCTTGGCGCCCATCATCGATTGCACGCGCTTGCCGTGCTTGCCGGCCAGGTCATAGACGTGGGTACCCACGGCAGTGGAACCGACGAACGAGACCGCCTTGATGTCCTTGTGGGTGCACAGGCCGTCCACCACGTCCTTGCCGCCGTGCACCACGTTAAGCACACCGGCCGGGATGCCGGCCTCGATGGCCAGTTCCACCAGCAGCATCGTCGACAGCGGATCCTGCTCGGACGGCTTGAGCACGAAGGTGTTGCCGCAGGCGATGGCCATCGGGAACATCCACAGCGGAATCATCGCCGGGAAGTTGAACGGGGTGATGCCTGCGCAGACGCCGATCGGCTGGCGCAGGGTGTAGGTGTCGACGCCGCCGGCGACGTTCTCGGCGAACTCGCCCATTTGCAGGGAGCCGATGGAGCAGGCGTGCTCGACCACTTCCAGGCCACGGAAAATGTCGCCCTCGGCGTCGGCGATGGTCTTGCCCTGCTCGGCGCTGAGCACCACGGCGATGCGCTTGGAGTGCTCGCGGATCAGGGCCTGCAGCTTGAGCATGATGCGCATGCGTGCGCCGATCGGGGTCAGCTTCCAGGTCTGGAAGGCGCGCTGGGCGGCGCTGACCGCGGCATCGACCTCGGCGGCGGTGGCGAACGGCACCCGGGCCAGGACTTGCTGGGTCGCCGGGTTGACGATGTCGTGCCATTCGGTGGTCTGCGATTCGACCCATTCACCGTCGATCAGCAGCTTGACCTTCTGGACCGTGGTGTCGTTGGGCGTGAGCGATGCGTTCATGCTGGTCTCCGGAACTTGTTTTTATCTTGGGAGCCAAGGCGAAAGGTCCGCCTTGGGAGGAGGCGTGTGCCGCACATTGGTTGTCGGACCGTTTTTGGAGTATAGATGTGCAAACTTCTAATAAGAACGCACATATAAGCCCGTCCATCATGCAAAAAAACATCACCTCACTGGGGTCGCTGAACTGGGACGACCTCAAGTTCTTTCTCGAAGTCGCCCGCACCCGCAAGGCCAGCACGGCGGCCAAGCGCCTGGCGGTGGACTACACCACCGTGTCGCGGCGCATCGGTTCGCTGGAGGCGGCGCTGGGCACCTTGCTGTTCGAGAAGTCGCGCACCAACGGCTTCGTGCTGACCGCCGAAGGCCAGCGCCTGCTCAGTTACGCCGAATCGATCGAAAGCACGCTGCACATGGCCTGCGAGCAGGTGTCCGGCTCCGGCGTGGCGCTGTCCGGCCATGTGCGCATGGGCTGCACCGAAGGCTTCGGCAGCTTTTTCATCACCCCGCAGCTGAGCCGTTTCGTCGATGACTATCCGGCGATCTCGGTGGACATCCTGCCGCTGCCGCACTTCATCAGCCTGTCCAAGCGCGAGGCGGACATCGTCATCGCCCTGGAGCGGCCAGAGCACGGGCCCTACGTGTGCTGCAAGCTCTGCGACTACCGCCTGCAGCTGTACGCGACCCAGGAATACCTCGACCAGCACCCGCCGATCCGCCGCCCCGCGGACCTGGGCCAGCACCGGTTCATCAGTTATGTGGACGACCTGGCGTTCAGCTCCGAGCTGCTCTACCTGGCCAACGTGCTGCCCGGCGCCAACGCGCACCTGCGCAGCACCAGCGTGATCGCCCAGTTCGTGGCGGCGCAGCAAGGGCGCTCGCTGGCGATCCTGCCGTGCTTCCTCGCTGCGCAGGATCCACGCCTTTTGCCGGTGCTGCCGGAGGAA from Pseudomonas ekonensis encodes the following:
- a CDS encoding LysR family transcriptional regulator, which encodes MQKNITSLGSLNWDDLKFFLEVARTRKASTAAKRLAVDYTTVSRRIGSLEAALGTLLFEKSRTNGFVLTAEGQRLLSYAESIESTLHMACEQVSGSGVALSGHVRMGCTEGFGSFFITPQLSRFVDDYPAISVDILPLPHFISLSKREADIVIALERPEHGPYVCCKLCDYRLQLYATQEYLDQHPPIRRPADLGQHRFISYVDDLAFSSELLYLANVLPGANAHLRSTSVIAQFVAAQQGRSLAILPCFLAAQDPRLLPVLPEEIDITRQFWMYCREDLRKLKRITLLWDYIREVTERNQALLMGESREMRFAG
- a CDS encoding acyl carrier protein; this translates as MNNPLDLENVIASTREILAQLLVMGADEIDEHSSIVEDLGADSLDIVDLSFQLGRQYGCTLPKTSVLDHAVAVCGDASEFLANGRITESGKALLEQSLSAYAPDQLHAGMQPAQVFAATTVRNWAQQCRNLFNYLPKACPDCNAHQAVLNERQQVVCGACSARLAPADGDEVSRQLVERFVASHVKEAV
- a CDS encoding CoA-acylating methylmalonate-semialdehyde dehydrogenase — protein: MNASLTPNDTTVQKVKLLIDGEWVESQTTEWHDIVNPATQQVLARVPFATAAEVDAAVSAAQRAFQTWKLTPIGARMRIMLKLQALIREHSKRIAVVLSAEQGKTIADAEGDIFRGLEVVEHACSIGSLQMGEFAENVAGGVDTYTLRQPIGVCAGITPFNFPAMIPLWMFPMAIACGNTFVLKPSEQDPLSTMLLVELAIEAGIPAGVLNVVHGGKDVVDGLCTHKDIKAVSFVGSTAVGTHVYDLAGKHGKRVQSMMGAKNHAVVLPDANREQALNALVGAGFGAAGQRCMATSVVVLVGAAKQWLPDLKALAQKLKVNAGSEPGTDVGPVISKKAKARILDLIESGIKEGAKLELDGRGISVPGYENGNFVGPTLFSGVTTDMQIYTQEIFGPVLVVLEVDTLDQAIALVNANPFGNGTGLFTQSGAAARKFQAEIDVGQVGINIPIPVPVPFFSFTGSRGSKLGDLGPYGKQVVQFYTQTKTVTARWFDDDSVNDGPNTTINLR
- a CDS encoding cupin domain-containing protein, whose amino-acid sequence is MTATAPITVLRDTHPLPVLDACKWEKLEGDPHTVNLNAYTSEDGSKIMGTWICTPGKWRVDYVKWEYCHFQEGYCIITPDGMAPIHLRAGDIFVVEPGMKGTWEVVETVRKYFVFA
- a CDS encoding beta-ketoacyl-[acyl-carrier-protein] synthase family protein, whose protein sequence is MRAREVCVSGYGLAAPMALDAATLFERISRKRSCVREHPWFKALGFRNSAAGFIDDEQWQRITAGFGGNAAQHPRQSVLADYVARQALQHAGLTPADFARSRSGLFLGANKYCADSHDLQWAARCMDEAGQVDLDRLLERPATSGTAFARRVDQQTQDLAERLGIRDHISTHSDACAAGTMAIGSAFRAIERGEIDLALCGAVELMANELPYYMFNSLGAICQADLPASEQSRPFMPDRSGFVLSEGAALVVLESAEHARRRKAKVLGRVLGYANVCEAQKMTSSSRDGSKYEECMEAAIEDAGLLSSAVQHVNTHGTSTQANDSCEALALQRVFGDVQDHVTYTANKSAVGHSLAGSGAIEAVLSLISLRDGVLLPTLNYEPERADYPALRFLDEPLQQSINVVMSNSFGFGGINSSLLLGRA
- the mmsB gene encoding 3-hydroxyisobutyrate dehydrogenase, coding for MKIAFIGLGNMGAPMARNLIKAGHSLNLVDLNKTVLAELEQLGGTIRPTAKDAARDAELVITMLPAAVHVRGVWLGEDGVLAGIGKGVPAVDCSTIDPQTARDVAAAAAKQGVAMADAPVSGGTGGAAAGTLTFMVGATPELFATLQPVLAQMGRNIVHCGEVGTGQIAKICNNLLLAISMVGVSEAMALGDALGIDTTVLAGIINSSTGRCWSSEMYNPWPGIVETAPASRGYTGGFGAELMLKDLGLATEAARQAHQPVMLGAVAQQLYQAMSQRGEGGKDFSAIVNSYRKLR